The Deltaproteobacteria bacterium genome includes a region encoding these proteins:
- a CDS encoding SUMF1/EgtB/PvdO family nonheme iron enzyme — MIDKNKKIYGYLLIISSLFLFSCSIEKASQIEGMVYIPSGEFIMGSADIDTEGLGKEFGERKGRYYEDEKPVRKIFLKGFYIGKYEVTNMEYKTFVTAANYPPPPTWVNTMYPNSEANHPVTNVTWFDAYNYCAWAGKRLPTEEEWEKAARGPNGNKYPWG, encoded by the coding sequence ATGATAGATAAGAATAAGAAGATCTACGGCTATTTGCTCATAATCTCCAGTCTTTTTCTATTTTCGTGCTCCATAGAAAAGGCGTCCCAAATAGAAGGCATGGTATATATACCCTCCGGCGAGTTTATCATGGGAAGCGCAGATATTGACACAGAAGGCCTTGGAAAGGAGTTCGGTGAAAGAAAAGGCAGATACTATGAGGATGAAAAACCTGTGAGGAAAATATTTCTGAAAGGATTTTATATAGGTAAATACGAAGTAACTAATATGGAATATAAGACATTTGTTACTGCGGCAAACTATCCCCCTCCCCCAACATGGGTAAATACTATGTATCCTAACAGTGAAGCAAATCACCCTGTAACCAATGTAACATGGTTTGATGCCTATAACTACTGTGCCTGGGCAGGCAAGAGACTGCCCACAGAAGAAGAGTGGGAAAAGGCTGCCAGAGGCCCGAATGGGAACAAATATCCATGGGG